The genomic segment gaagaaaAGCCATAGTAGCACCATCTGCCATGTCCTGGAAAACAGGAGTGATGCAAGGAGTGTGCAGAGTCCTGAATGGTCCTCCTcacagcctgggatggtgggacTTGGATCAGAGGTCCAAACCATAAATGACCAGTCAGCCAATGACCATTCAGAGGGAGGAACTAAGAACACAAACCATGTTCTTGTCACTGAACAATCCTCAGCATCCTGGGGAGTGGGGGACACTAAGATGTGTGtgaagagcagcactgctgagaatGTTTCTTCAGCCTGCTTTGTTCACCAGCAAGGCATGTGTAAAATGGAAGAATCAGGAATTGCCCTTCAGAGAAGCCACTCAGACCTAACCTGCAGCTGCAAACAGCAGACTCATGTGACTCACACAGAAACCAGTGCTACTCACTCCAGCCTCAGCTCTTCTGGCTGCAGGCATGGTCCACCAGAGGCTAGGATGTCTTTCCAAACTCAGAGATATGGATCAGAAACAAATCAAAATGCATCTCACTATCAAAACCTTGTGACTCATCTTCCAGTCCTACCTAGGGACCAACAGGTACCCACAAATACCTTTGACAGTGGCAGTATTCCACGTAACACCACTGTTTACACAGATCCTGGCACGTTTCAAGCTGCTGTTCTAGGACCCCACATGCCTGGAAATGGTTTCCCAAACAGGACAACGTTCAGTCAAGCCCCTGGGATTATTCATGGTGGTCTGACTTATGGTAGTATTCCAAACTCTGCCTACTCCCCCATGGTGATGACAGTTCACAACAActcagcagggccctgcagtcTGAGGCAGGACACCTTGAAGGCAGACGCCACCATCCCGGCCTATTGCCACTCCTtgcccatcccatccatccagCTCATCCCACGGCTGGTGTGCTCTGTCAGTGAGACAGGAAAAGAGCAGGCAGCACCTGGCTACTTCCattccttttctgcttctgacATTCTGACATACCCTAAGCTGGTGTCTTCAGTGAGTGAATCGGGCCTGGATGCCAAGAAAATCCTGAAGTGCTGTAATGTTCCTGAAGAACAACTGCAACCTGCTCCACAGGAGAGAGCTCCTCCAGAAGCCAAGGCTGCCCAGGTTGctctgagcagccagcagggtGCAGACATGGCAGTGACAACTAAGGATATGTGGACTATGACCTCTATGAATGACATAACCAAGGGCCTGAAACCGGCTCTGGAGCGCAGAGATGCCGAGGTACAAACCCTTCCAACCATGGAATGCAAATCAGTGGCAAcgagcccaggagctgcagcagaaggtCACTCACACGTGTTCCCAGAGGTGAACCTGGAGCAGGGCTTGGAGGCCCCCAAATCTCCAGTTCGTGAAGTGAGGTGGGATGATGAAGGAATGACGTGGGAAGTGTATGGGGCCTCTGTGGACCCAGAAGTCCTCGGGGTGGCCATTCAAAAACATCTTGAGTTTCAAATAGAACAGTTCCAGACAGTgcctgctgaggcagctgagaaaTGTAATGAGGAGCCGCCCCCTGAAAAAGCTGGGAAGAAAAGGCCTTTCAGGACAATGATGCATTCCCTGAGATATCCGAGCTGTTGTGCTCGCTCCAGTACTGCAGTGGAgtgagcacagctgcaggctgtaggaaagctgtgctgctttcaTTTGTACATAAATGCTGACTCTTAAGTGTGAACACAGTAGATGAGAACAGCCCCCACCAGGACGAGTGGGGAAAGTTCAGTGATCATCAAATACATGTTAAAGCAAGGAGAAGTCCATGGCTGGACCATCTCACAGAAAACATAAGATTATACTTAAATAATGCCATCCAAATGCTCTTGACTGTAT from the Melospiza georgiana isolate bMelGeo1 chromosome 8, bMelGeo1.pri, whole genome shotgun sequence genome contains:
- the GPRIN2 gene encoding G protein-regulated inducer of neurite outgrowth 2; translated protein: MSSDSHQLHTHCYQDSLSSTCHCLLNVNSHPLSKSSSNLACIGHSRSFEERQNKQELKKSHSSTICHVLENRSDARSVQSPEWSSSQPGMVGLGSEVQTINDQSANDHSEGGTKNTNHVLVTEQSSASWGVGDTKMCVKSSTAENVSSACFVHQQGMCKMEESGIALQRSHSDLTCSCKQQTHVTHTETSATHSSLSSSGCRHGPPEARMSFQTQRYGSETNQNASHYQNLVTHLPVLPRDQQVPTNTFDSGSIPRNTTVYTDPGTFQAAVLGPHMPGNGFPNRTTFSQAPGIIHGGLTYGSIPNSAYSPMVMTVHNNSAGPCSLRQDTLKADATIPAYCHSLPIPSIQLIPRLVCSVSETGKEQAAPGYFHSFSASDILTYPKLVSSVSESGLDAKKILKCCNVPEEQLQPAPQERAPPEAKAAQVALSSQQGADMAVTTKDMWTMTSMNDITKGLKPALERRDAEVQTLPTMECKSVATSPGAAAEGHSHVFPEVNLEQGLEAPKSPVREVRWDDEGMTWEVYGASVDPEVLGVAIQKHLEFQIEQFQTVPAEAAEKCNEEPPPEKAGKKRPFRTMMHSLRYPSCCARSSTAVE